One window of the Janthinobacterium sp. PAMC25594 genome contains the following:
- a CDS encoding S24 family peptidase, protein MYQYRRDRLLALIREHYDNTRKKISDVSGWSEARISQILSPTYREGRAFSEKIARKLEADLQLDSMYFDQGAAPDQAELAARALGEVQPVVVLDGEDARFYPIRKVKLRLSAGITGFAIEPETHDGSTISVPRSWVERNGYHPEKLVAIKVKGESMEPALYEDDVVIINTADKRPADGIVFAINYEGEPVVKRMARDIGEWWLTSDNPDQRKYHRKLCRGNECLIVGRVVRKESDRI, encoded by the coding sequence ATGTATCAATACAGACGCGACCGCCTGCTGGCCCTGATCCGCGAGCACTACGACAACACGCGCAAGAAAATTTCCGACGTCAGCGGCTGGAGCGAGGCGCGCATCTCGCAAATCCTCTCGCCCACCTACCGCGAGGGACGCGCCTTCAGCGAAAAAATCGCGCGCAAGCTGGAAGCGGACCTGCAGCTCGACAGCATGTACTTCGACCAGGGGGCGGCGCCCGACCAGGCAGAGCTGGCGGCACGCGCGCTGGGCGAGGTACAGCCGGTGGTGGTGCTCGATGGCGAAGATGCGCGCTTCTACCCGATCCGCAAGGTGAAATTGCGCCTGTCGGCCGGTATCACGGGTTTTGCCATCGAGCCGGAAACGCACGACGGCAGCACCATCAGCGTGCCGCGCAGCTGGGTCGAGCGCAATGGCTACCACCCTGAAAAACTGGTGGCGATCAAGGTCAAGGGCGAGAGCATGGAGCCGGCCCTGTACGAGGACGACGTGGTGATCATCAATACGGCCGACAAGCGGCCGGCCGACGGCATTGTGTTTGCCATCAATTACGAAGGCGAACCGGTGGTCAAGCGCATGGCGCGCGATATCGGAGAATGGTGGCTGACCTCGGACAACCCGGACCAGCGCAAATACCACCGCAAACTGTGCCGCGGCAATGAATGCCTGATCGTCGGCAGGGTCGTGCGCAAGGAAAGCGACCGGATTTGA
- a CDS encoding FeoC-like transcriptional regulator has product MAPRQGRQLQGRSKKSQLHIARIAQYIREQGQASAAQLSALLGLDAGTMSRYLRHMCGMGQIHLAQRHCTEPGRQRPALYALGEPDDEVDGWADLPPQVRRTACWPRGAARRDPLVAALFGPAQEN; this is encoded by the coding sequence ATGGCGCCACGCCAGGGGCGTCAGTTGCAGGGACGCAGCAAGAAGTCGCAGCTGCATATCGCCCGCATCGCGCAATACATACGCGAGCAGGGGCAGGCCAGCGCGGCGCAGTTGTCCGCCTTGCTGGGACTCGATGCGGGCACCATGAGCCGCTATTTGCGCCACATGTGCGGCATGGGACAGATTCACCTGGCGCAGCGCCATTGCACGGAACCGGGGCGCCAGCGACCCGCCCTGTACGCGCTGGGCGAACCGGACGACGAGGTCGACGGCTGGGCCGATCTGCCGCCGCAGGTGCGCCGCACGGCGTGCTGGCCACGCGGTGCGGCGCGCCGCGATCCGCTGGTGGCGGCGTTGTTCGGACCGGCGCAAGAAAACTAA
- a CDS encoding phage tail tube protein, translating to MASTANGIDSLIVISKQSAEGSKAAAGGGQIYPRVTATFDTEADKYASAEIDASQQQGDTRLGNFRTTGAIKAEAACGTYAPLMAALLRRDFTAGGVAAAQTTIAAVASGLTRSAGSWLADGFRAGSVVRITGMTAPAAANNAKNFFVTSVTATNLNGQFMDGSAMVVKAAGDSVGVAAVGKRSFTPLSGHTTDWFTAEVQDPKIGVHRSFVDQLVSKMDIAVQPNGITSLDFTLMGKAEGPTTAAPYFPTPLAAPGAGKFSGATAMLSVNGIPSQICTGMSVSLDGQVKVDPVIGSKYATAASRGKVMGSGQFTVLLQDATYLDYFKSETEIPLAYAMASGTAPTADVLALAMGRIKITSAKIDDGEKNKIVTCAFDVLRYKGTDAQHEATTLSIQDSAL from the coding sequence ATGGCATCGACAGCAAACGGCATCGACAGCTTGATCGTTATCAGCAAACAAAGCGCCGAAGGCAGCAAGGCCGCCGCCGGCGGCGGCCAGATTTATCCCCGCGTCACAGCCACTTTCGACACGGAAGCGGACAAGTACGCGAGCGCCGAAATCGACGCCAGCCAGCAGCAGGGCGATACCCGCCTCGGTAACTTCCGCACGACGGGCGCCATCAAGGCCGAGGCGGCGTGCGGCACGTATGCGCCGCTGATGGCGGCGCTGCTGCGCCGCGATTTTACGGCGGGCGGCGTGGCTGCCGCGCAAACCACCATCGCTGCCGTCGCCTCCGGCCTGACGCGCAGTGCCGGCTCCTGGCTGGCAGACGGTTTCCGCGCCGGCAGCGTGGTGCGCATTACCGGCATGACGGCGCCGGCCGCCGCCAACAACGCGAAGAACTTTTTTGTGACTTCGGTGACGGCCACCAACCTGAATGGCCAGTTCATGGACGGTTCGGCCATGGTCGTCAAGGCGGCCGGCGACTCGGTCGGCGTGGCGGCGGTGGGCAAGCGCAGTTTCACCCCTTTGAGCGGCCACACCACCGACTGGTTCACGGCCGAAGTCCAGGATCCGAAGATCGGCGTGCACCGCAGCTTCGTCGACCAGCTGGTCAGCAAGATGGATATCGCCGTGCAGCCGAACGGCATCACCAGCCTGGATTTCACCCTGATGGGCAAAGCGGAAGGTCCAACCACGGCCGCGCCGTATTTCCCTACGCCGCTGGCCGCGCCGGGCGCCGGCAAGTTCTCGGGCGCCACGGCGATGCTGTCCGTGAACGGCATCCCGTCGCAGATCTGCACCGGCATGTCCGTTTCGCTGGACGGCCAGGTCAAGGTCGACCCGGTGATCGGCTCGAAGTACGCCACGGCCGCCTCGCGCGGCAAGGTGATGGGCTCGGGCCAGTTCACGGTGCTGCTGCAGGACGCCACCTACCTCGACTACTTCAAGTCCGAGACGGAAATCCCGCTGGCCTACGCCATGGCGTCGGGCACGGCGCCGACCGCCGACGTGCTGGCGCTGGCCATGGGCCGCATCAAGATCACCTCGGCCAAGATCGACGACGGCGAGAAAAACAAGATCGTCACCTGCGCCTTCGACGTCCTGCGCTACAAGGGCACCGACGCGCAGCACGAAGCGACCACCTTGAGCATCCAGGACAGCGCGCTGTAA